In Megalops cyprinoides isolate fMegCyp1 chromosome 12, fMegCyp1.pri, whole genome shotgun sequence, the sequence AAGTACAAAGACACCAAGAAGAAGATGGCCACTGTCAAGCCTGTATGTTTgcctattatttatttttttggttgggGCGGGGGTGAACACTTGTAATGTGTCAGTAATGGATTAATGAGTTGGTTTCAGCTGGTTTATCCACCTCAGAACTGATTGTTGGAAGCACTGGGAAACATCAGCACATGTTTAAGCAGATGCACAACATTTCCAGTACAcctcactgattttttttacgTAATTATTCTGTTTGCACAGCAAATACCCCTtcccagaaaaacacaaaaatgtaaagtttgTAGCGTACAGTCCATTTATAAAGCTTGAAGTACTGTGCTGCAACAATTCGGGTATGTTTCAGGAATGGTCTTAGGCACAGAGGTGGAAGTAGATATTGATCTTGGGACttgaacctgaaaccttttGGTTTCTAAGTCCGGTTTtcttatcactacaccacattgccaGGATTAATTTTCTCACTTTGCCTGCATCAGAAGTGCTTACATCTCTCTGTCCTGCGGTGTTTCCGGCAGAAACCTGCCACCCCAGACCGCGGACAGAGAAGAACGTCTCGCAGGACTCAGGAGAAAGAGGCTGCAGTGAGCTTGGAGACCACAGGGGGGAGCTGTAACCCAGAGGACTCACTGAAAGCCAGCACCCCACCGAGCCTCTCTCCCGCAGAACATGGCCACAGCAGGCAAGATGTCCCGTCAGATGGAGAGCACGGTGCTGAAGACCCCGAGACAGGTGCACAGGGATCCAATCATGGCGGAGCTGCCAAAGATCCACCTATCAGAGCTCAGGAAAACCCACCAATCGCAACAGAGGAAGACCCAGGCCCCGCCCTACCAGGGAAAAGCGAACCTGAGGTAAAGGAGGAGGACACCCCGGAGGCGGATTCGGAAGCACCCCCCACCCGGGCCTCCGTGGTGCTCCCCTTCAACACGCCGGACTACCGCTTCGAGTGCATCTGTGGCGAGCTGGGGCTGGTGGACTACAAGGCACGCGTGCAGTGCCTCAACTGCCTGCTCTGGCAGCACGCCGAGTGCGTCAACTACAAGGAGGAGAGCCTGGGCACCACGCCCTTCTACTGCCCCCACTGCCTGGTCGCCATGACGCCCGTGCCCACCGGCGCCACCCTCATCATCTCCCCCAGCTCCATCTGCCACCAGTGGGTGGAGGAGATCAACCGCCATGTACGCTGCTCCTCCCTGCGCGTCCTGGTGAGGGCGGGGTCAGGGAGGGGAGGGCTGGGACAAGGGGGTGGGgttaggtgaggggcggggaGAGGAGGGGCTCTCTGTAGCTAGCGCCAGCTGTTATGAATGTTATGAAGATGGCAGGGTTACAGACGAGCTTGGTGTGAGTTTAATTAGCTGTACTGTTGGCTGAACTGTTAACATTTGGCTGAACTGTTCATGGAACTCTTATCTGGATTTGGATCTGGCCATAACTTCACAAACATCTGGTCTTAGTACTTAATGATGGGTGTGGCTTGCTGGAAATGAGTTTGTTCTAGTATAAGGATGACAGAAGTGTTTCTgtgaacaataataatacagaaaGGTGTTCAGTAGTTTTCATTCGGAGTGATTATTCTTTAGTAGGGTCTAAaagtattaattattaaagACTAATTGAAACTGTTCCAGCTAATGTTTTCATGGGGCAGATATTAGCAAAAGTTGAAtcaattattatatttacataaacatacCTCTAAACTTTTGCTCTCTTGAATAAATATGCAAGCCCcttctttgctttctttctttctttcaatgACAGTATTAATTAGGTCTTTAGCTGGCTGCTTTGCAAATTTGCTTGGCATAATTATAGCAAATCTTATGTGTAAGTGTATAagaaaaatctggaaaaaaatgttgaccCATGGTGTGGAAATACCATCACTGCTGATTTTCTGCCATATGGAGTTAGAGACTaagctgctgcaggtgctgtgaAACGTTCTTCCTCCCCCTGACCACTAGGGGTCACTGTGTGTTCTGCTGCCAGGTTTACCAGGGTGTAAAGAAGCACGGCTTCATCCAGCCGCACGTGCTGGCGGAGCAGGATGTGGTCATCACCACCTACGATGTGCTCCGCTCCGAGCTCAACTACGTGGACCTCCCTCATAGCAACAGCGAGGACGGCCGCCGTTTCCGCAACCAGAAGCGCTACATGGCCGTGCCCAGCCCCCTGGTGGCCGTGGAGTGGTGGCGCGTCTGCCTGGACGAGGCGCAAATGGTGGAGTGCACCACCGCCAAGgtaaacccctcccccctcacaggAAAAGAGCTGCTTCTCCTCCCATAATTCAGATTGAAGTAGACTGTTGCCATTTCACAGGAACATCACAGTGTGTTTGTCGCCCCCTAGGCTGCAGAAATGGCATTGCGCCTGACCTCTGTCAACCGCTGGTGTGTTAGCGGCACTCCAGTACAGAGGGGCCTGGAAGGTGAGATCATGGAGAGACCTTTCTGTGTTCGACTTGTGACAGTGGAATAAATCTTCTTAAAGTGACACTCGACTGATTGAGCTGATTAGGCATTTCTTCTGACATGTTGAGCAGACCAAGAGGAACATGTATTTACTGTCAATGACAGTACTactaaaaatacaacaacaatcAGATAGACGAACATTGGGGTACTGCATCTGGAGATTTCTGTACTATTGGGTTGAATAGCAGATTTGTTGCACAGTGAACGTCTTCCTCTGTCCTCAGagctttctgtctttgtgttgctCAGACCTGTATGGGCTTGTTCTGTTTCTGGGAGTGGACCCGTACTGGGTGAAGTACTGGTGGGACCAGTTGCTGTACCGCCCGTATCGCCGTGGAAACGCAGAGCCTTTGTACAACCTGATTGGCCAGCTCCTGTGGAGGTCTGCTAAAAAAGACGTCATTGACCAGGTGTGGTAACAGAGGCGTTTTGCAAAGAATGGATACTCAGTACCAATGTAAATTGTCAGATGTTTGCTGAGCTGTACGGCTTGGGTTTGATTCCAGCCGTGTTATCACTGATAATGGCCTACAGTGGCAGAACAGATTGGCCCGGTTCATCTAATTTATAGTGACATCTTTAAGGCAAAGGAATACTGATTTGTACAGAGGCTTATTTTTGGTCCAGATTCAGTTTAATCCCACTGTACTTAGAATCACAATTTAAGCAGCTTGTGAAAACACAACCAATGAAACATGAAAGGTATAAAAAAGTTTTTAGATGGAATCTTACacctgtaaaacaaaacaagtttcAATGAAGGCAACAAAGGCTTCAGCACAGCAGTCTGTGTGAACTTAATGTTTGGATTTAACGGAAATGAAACTAACATTAACAGAATATTTGTGCAATATGCTTCAAGCCCTGTGTCCTTAGGTAAGCAGCTCTACGACTTCACTCTGACAAGCAAGCCTCTGTTCTCTGTTAATAACCTGTTAAAGTcacatttcccataatccccctCTTCCCTTCCCACCGCAGATCCAGATCCCCCCACAGACGGAGGAGATCCACTGGCTGAACTTCTCGCCTGTCGAGGGCCACTTCTACCACCGTCAGCACGAGGTCTGCTCCCAGGACGCCCTGCTGAAGCTGAGGAAGATCTCTGATTGGACGCTGAAGCTGGGCAGTCTGGACCGCCGCACGGTCAACACCATCCTGTACCCGCTGCTGCGGCTGCGTCAGGCCTGCTGCCACCCGCAGGCCGTCCGGGGCGAGTTCCTGCCCTTCCAGAAGAGGTGAGCCGCGCCTCGGCGCTACCCTGTGAGAGCGCGGGTCTGTACTGCTGTGGGATGTGGGGAGTGGTGCTGCCTTAACGGTCAACCATACATATCCCATAATATTGCCACATATTTCCATAACGGGACTCTGTACATCCACAGTGAGAAGTAATACAGAGTACTTCTGCTATACTTCAATAATTGTCAACCTAACTGTAATTGTGCAGAATACTTCCATAATGGGACTCCATACTTCCGTAATGAGACACTATACCTGTATTTCCAGAATTGTGAACCATACTCACCTTACATACTAATTGGGAACCAGTACTTCCTTAATGGTGCATTGTATTCTCTTAATGGTGCACTGTACTTTGATTTGAATAATTTGTCTTTGTATAAGTCATTCTTgtacaacaacaaaatgaaagctaCAGTAGAAAAGCTGTACTGGTGGACAGTGGGGGTGGAGTCTTTGACACGCTGAACTGCATTAaggtggtcatgtgactgtgtgttccGCGCAGCACCATGACGATGGAGGAGCTGTTGAAGTCCCTGCAGAAGAAGTGCAGAGTGGAGTGTGAGGAGGCCCACAGGCAGCTGGTCTGTGCCCTCAATGGCCTGGCGGGCATCCACATCATCAGAGGTGCGTACCTGTGGGGCTGCTCTCAGCTTCAGCGTGCAGTGTACCTGCGGGGCTGCTCTCAGCTTCAGCGTGCAGTGTCATCAGAGGGGCGTACCTGTGGGGCTGCTCTCAGCTTCAGCGTGCAGTGTCATCAGAGGGGCGTACCTGGGGGGCTGCTCTCAGCTTCAGCGTGCAGTGTCATCAGAGGTGCGTACCTGTGGGGCTGCTCTCAGCTTCAGCGTGCAGTGTCATCAGAGGGGCGTACCTGTGGGGCTGCTCTCAGCTTCAGCATGCAGTGTCATCAGAGGCACATTCCACCACGTCTACTCTCATTTTCAGAAGTCAGTGCTATGAGAAGTCCAAAGCTTGGCGGTAAAAAACCTggactgcaggtgtgtgttagtACAGACCTCACACATTTCCCGTGTTCTTCAGAGGGGTGTTCAAGCTCTGCTTCTTTTGCAGGTGAATTCGTGGAGGCGGTGGAGCTCTACAGAGAGGTGCTGCGCTCTTCAGAGGAGCACAAAGACAGGCTGAAAACGGACTCGCTGCAGGTCAGACTCCCTGTGGGAGCCTTCCCCGGCcctgccctgtgtctctgcccctGCTGCCCTCAGCTCTGTTCGGATAGGAAGGGGAGGAATGGAGTGTTATTGAACATTATCCAGCGTTCTCCTGCTAACTGTAACTTTCTGTGCTCACACAGAGGCTGCATGCTACACACAATTTAATGGAGCTGCTGAACGCAAAGCACCCTGGGATACCCCCGACTCTGAGGGATGATCGTCTGCAAGAGGAGGTCAGATTACATGCTCCCTGTAACATGATTTTCTGTGTGcgtttctgtttctccctctgacTGCTCCCCGCTCTTCAAgcggtgtgtgcgtgtgtgtgcgtgtgtgtgtgtgtgcacgcgtgtgcgtgtctctctctctctccgtttctccaTACATGTGTATTTCTGTCATCTCCACTCTCCAGGTAGAGgaggtgtgtgggtggatgtgtgtttttgtgtgtgtgtgtagatgtgcatgtctgtctgtccctatgcacatctctctctctctgttgctctcctctctccaggcAGAGATGGTATGTCTGTCTGCCcatatgtgcttgtgtctgtctctctgtctctccagctggagcaggtgtctgtctgtctatgtatgaaggcagagcaggtgtgtgtgtgtgtgtgtgtgtgtgtgtctgtatgaaggcagagcaggtgtgtgtgtctctgtatgaaggcagagcaggtgtgtgtgtgtgtgtgtgtgtctctgtatgaaggcagagcaggtgtgtgtgtgtgtgtgtgtctctgtatgaaggcagagcaggtgtgtgtgtgtgtgtgtctctgtatgaaggcagagcaggtgtgtgtgtgtgtgtctctgtatgaaggcagagcaggtgtgtgtgtgtgtctgtctgtctgtacgtcagtgtgtctctctctctctctctgcaggcggAGCAGCTCAGGCAGCACTACATGACCAAGTCTAACTCTGAGGTGGCGGATGCCCAGCAGGCTTTGCAGCCCGTCCTGCAGAACATCCGCGAGCTGAAGCGCAAGGTCAGCGCCAAACCGCCAAATACCCCTTCGCCCCTTcacccctcaccctccccttcctccctcaccccctcatcccttcacccctccctcctctccctcaaccctcctccctcaccctcacactctgcACGGGCGTCATGCTGTTGAACAAaccagacagacactgagagcTCTGCTCTTACAAACTGGCACAACACAGGAGGAAACCAGCATAACCAGTTTAGCAGACACTGATATAACATGGATCAACAGAATTACCTAACTGCATGTATTTGGAGAAGGTGTCTCTGAACTCTGGTGTTGATGTGAGTGATAAGGAGTTGTATGTTTTTTACACACAGCCTGTAATTCTGTGCAGTAAAgacatctcctctgtctgctgtgttgCAGGTGCATCTGCgctccccctggtggctggATGTCATACAGCGGGCGATCCAGTATGCCGTTGACGACGACCTGGTCCTTCGCATCCAGAACGAGCTGACCTGCAGTTACAAACAGGAGCCAAACAAGATCTCCATGGCAGACAAGTAAGATACcagaacctgtgtgtgtgtgtgtgtgtgtgtgtgtgtgtgtgtgtgtctccgtaACCCAGCGCTGGTGTAATGATGTGGCTCCTCCAGGTTCCGGGATGGGCGGGGCCTGCAGTACCTCCTCAGCTCTCAGATGGACGATCTTCTGAAGTCCCAGAAGACAGTGCAGGACGCTGTGAAGAAACTGGAGGGCCCGCCCTCAAAGGAGGTCATCGAGGAGGCCACCATCTGTCACCTGAGACCCGTGCGCCTGCCGCTCAACAAGTAAGGCAGCCAGTCAGCTGGTCTCTAGCATCCTCCTTCACCAAGATAACTTCATGTTACAAATCATAACATTGGAAGATACAGttgtcacactcacacaaaagtGTTGTgacttttcatttaatgttacattttaagtgtatttttaccattaaaaaaaaaaaaaaagaaaaaggttttaaCAGCCTACTGATTTACATGTATCTCTACTGTTGTATTCTGAGACCCTTCTTACACCTGTTCTTTAGGTATATAATACTGTACTACTGATTTCCACAGGGCCAAAGGGCCCAGGACCAGAGATCGTGGTGGTCATTCCGTCTTTGGCTTTTTGCTCATTAccttgtgaaatgtatttaagCAAGTGTCACTTTTcctttatattcacatttttcatttatttctgtgactgCTGGATTCACAGTGCTCTGCAAGACAGCAAGACAAATAACACTTGTTTAACTTTGTTAGCCAAAATGAAGGATAGACCACAGTGCAGTGGGATTGAATGGTGGCCGtttatttggattttattttggaaGTTGACAGGTAATAAAGACAGGCAGCCATTGCTGAGGCAATTAAACCAGCGTCTGTGTCCAGTCTGAAGCCTGCCACCTGTGAGGCTTTCCCTTAACCTTGTCAGGAAAGGCCATTTCTTTGGTCATTAATCTCATTTAATAGAACAATATGTGCGTACTTCACATTTAATTTCCATCATTTGCTAGGCGGAACACCTTCATCTGGGGTAACACCGCTAAAAGCGAGCGTTGTACATATGGTTCATTTATAGATTTGAAGGTCTTTTTGAGGATGCAACAGTGTCCCAGCCGGGATTCAAACCTAAAACCTTGTGGTTTCTGAAGCTGAATTGCATAACCACTCCTCCAGACTACAGCCAGATTTATCTCTTCATATTTCAGCTGCGTGTTCTGCAAAGCAGATGAACTCTTCACCGACTATGAGTCCAAGCTGTTTTCTCACACGTAAGTACTCAGACTCCCATACCCTGAAAAAATGCACCAGACAAGCATAAGTCACGCTCCTATATCAGAGAGGCTGGTCGTTTTCTCATCACTCTTTAAATCTTAAGGAGAGCCTAGGGTCGTATTATCCGTTCTTGCCTGTCTTAATAAAGGCACCTAAAGTGAATAAATTGCCCTTAGGCTGTTCTAGCGTCCTAGAGTTCTGAACATCACGTAGTTTGAATTCAGCAGCTTTTACCCTTAATATGCCTCATGTTACATTTCAGAAGGTGTAACGCCATACAGAACGTCCCCTGTGCATAATACAGAAATACTAATTTTGACATTGATGCTAAGCCTGCTCTTGGAGACCTGGattcacagtgcattctgggtaatgtCCCGCTGTGCTCACAGTGTGAAGGGCCAGACGGCCATCTTCGAGGAGATGATTGAGGATGAGGAGGGTCTAGTGGACGACAGGCTTCCCACGACGAGCCGCGGTCTGTGGGCGGCCAGCGAGATGGAGCGGGCACTCAAGGCCATTCTGTCCTTTGCCAAGGGGCGCCGCATGGACCCTGCCCTGGTGGAGGAGGGCAACACCTTCATGGAGCTCTTTGAGTCCTGGAAGAAAGAGTACAAGGTACgcactgatgcattctgggaaatataCTGCCTTTCATCTCCTTTGGCATTATTGTTATGACAAAAGTGTTTTGAGTACCATTGTATTGAGTCAGAATGTTGAATCCTcttgcattttgaaacaaaactaTTAATAAGTGAGCAGATTTTAAACCAGTAGTGTCCACTCCTGGCTCTGCAGGTGCACAGTGCTGAGAGCTTTAAAAGAGACACCCTTAAAACAGCAGCTGACTGACACGTGGACTGACAGGTGACTCCAGATACCATGCAAATAGTGGCTCCAGTTAAGTAATGATGACTGGAGTTGGAACTAAGTGATGTAGATTTCCTGTGGACTCCCCAGTTTTAAACTTTCTTCCCTGAGGAAAATGTTCTTGACACTGTTTCTGGTTATCTgactgtgaatgtttttttttttggaatttgacCATGACAGTCTGGGATTGGCTTAAGTATTGGTGTGCAACAGTGATGGCCATAGTAATTTGTTTAGGCGTCGGTTTGTGACAGTGACGGTTGCAGTGATTGGCTTATGCATTGGAGTGTGACAGTAACGGTCACAGTGATTGGCTCATGCATTGGTGTGTGACAGTGACGGTTGCAGTGATTGGTTTTGTTGGAGTGTGACTGTGACAATGACTGGTTTGCCTGTTGGTGTATGACAGTGACGGTCACAATGATTGGCGTGTGCATTGGAGGTTGACAGTAACGGTCACAGTGATTGGCTCATGCATtggtgtgtgtgacagtgacgGTCGCACTGATtggctctccctgtctgtgtgagggaaGCTTCTGCACGAGTACTGGATGGTGCTGAGGGACCACGTGTCAGCGATCGACGAGCTGGGCATGGCCACCGAGCGTCTGCGTGTGCGACACCCGGACGAGCCCAAAGCCAAACTCCTGCACATCATCGAGCCGCATGaggtgaggggggtgaggggtcaggggtcaggggtcagaggtcgagAGTCACCTCTCAGCAGAAGAATCTGCCAGAGGCCTTCCCAGGCTTTATCCAGCATGATTATGCAGAAATATCACAGGTTTAATTGACTTTACTTCTCACACTGGGATGGAGTGGCTGGAACAAATCAGACTCTCCAGGGTCTCCTTATTCTGGAGTCTTCCGTTTCCCTGCAGGTGGAGCAGAACAGGGTGAAGCTGCTGAATGACCGGGCCTTGGCCAAATCCCAGCTGCAGAAGAAACTGGGACAGTTACTGTACCTCACCAACCTGGAGAAGGTGAGCCCGGTCGCGTGCTGTCATAATCCATCAGACAGTCTGTGCAACCCAGCATCACTGCCAACACCAGCAGTGCCTTTGAGCTTTtattcttgtgtgtgttgttaatGCTATGAATGTTGCCCTAAAACTTGGAATGCCGTTTTTTCCCCCAGTCCCAGGATAAATCCACAGGAGGCTTGAACCCAGAGCCATGTCCCATCTGTGCACGCCCGCTGGGGCAGCAGGTAAGCTGTGACATCATCTGCAGGCCACAGCACACCCAAACCCGCCTGTGATTGGGCCTCTGTGGTGTTCAGGAACCAGAGTccagcatttctgtttgtgtgtcaatGTCCAGAGCTTTATTTCATAAGATTTACAACCCTACCTGTTGGACAGGAAGACATGtccctctgtcctgtgtggCTGTCCTAAAAGTGCTGTCCCTCTCTCGGCCAGTGGGCGGTGCTGACGTGTGGCCACTGCTTCTGTAACGAGTGCATCGCCATCATCGTGGAGCAGTACAGCGTGGGCACCCGCCGCCGCGCCATCAAGTGCGCCATCTGCAGGCAGACCACCTCCCACACCGAGATCTCCTACGTCTTCACCACCCAGATGGCCAGCCAGGGCCAGGACATACCCGTCAAGGTCAGCCCAcgctgcagggggcgctgttctcTCCAAGGCAGGGTCAACAACGACCAAGCAACCCAGTCTGTGGATGCAAACTCAAAACTCGTCTGGGCTAGCCTTTACAGCGTAGTAGCAGTCCTGTCTGTGGATGCGCCCATCTCC encodes:
- the shprh gene encoding E3 ubiquitin-protein ligase SHPRH → MSSRRKRAPPVRVDEEAKKRLNWNMHEDRRNEEIIVLDDEETLLPGSSVAPLGGASEEVLQVSCSSSAPPTEPMEEPPCPSSSDTPKTLSLAVLPMSDLESVWKALIGEFSLHPKQFPLEVGCRSFGLQRTGDQLSVSLRKEGEGGGPEEPGCSGEQLCPVECSLPGAVLEDLAWLQRRRLIQLGHKQGEMNIKLGIFILEAALGRPEFLSEGNGRIRKANQLLQKLMELFYDFIIPEVMENEEEESDTDLERQNVEELYDHVRHLHQEEGLDLPWDVQHEALIPVLRPYQRQAVNWMLKREKYKSETPQGKSLHFLWREVVTLCEKKLYYNPYTGCLIREYPLAGVDWPGGILADEMGLGKTVEVLALILFNTRQGLERSGLTLPAGRSVNYFVPPPPRERERTKYLKRDIRPKEKVSYPAVRVMLLTAIKEMRVGKGASVNAIFAYIRTTYGYDLLRNRTHIKRTLSKLIKEEMVEQVKGRGLAGSFKLGKKYKDTKKKMATVKPKPATPDRGQRRTSRRTQEKEAAVSLETTGGSCNPEDSLKASTPPSLSPAEHGHSRQDVPSDGEHGAEDPETGAQGSNHGGAAKDPPIRAQENPPIATEEDPGPALPGKSEPEVKEEDTPEADSEAPPTRASVVLPFNTPDYRFECICGELGLVDYKARVQCLNCLLWQHAECVNYKEESLGTTPFYCPHCLVAMTPVPTGATLIISPSSICHQWVEEINRHVRCSSLRVLVYQGVKKHGFIQPHVLAEQDVVITTYDVLRSELNYVDLPHSNSEDGRRFRNQKRYMAVPSPLVAVEWWRVCLDEAQMVECTTAKAAEMALRLTSVNRWCVSGTPVQRGLEDLYGLVLFLGVDPYWVKYWWDQLLYRPYRRGNAEPLYNLIGQLLWRSAKKDVIDQIQIPPQTEEIHWLNFSPVEGHFYHRQHEVCSQDALLKLRKISDWTLKLGSLDRRTVNTILYPLLRLRQACCHPQAVRGEFLPFQKSTMTMEELLKSLQKKCRVECEEAHRQLVCALNGLAGIHIIRGEFVEAVELYREVLRSSEEHKDRLKTDSLQRLHATHNLMELLNAKHPGIPPTLRDDRLQEEAEQLRQHYMTKSNSEVADAQQALQPVLQNIRELKRKVHLRSPWWLDVIQRAIQYAVDDDLVLRIQNELTCSYKQEPNKISMADKFRDGRGLQYLLSSQMDDLLKSQKTVQDAVKKLEGPPSKEVIEEATICHLRPVRLPLNNCVFCKADELFTDYESKLFSHTVKGQTAIFEEMIEDEEGLVDDRLPTTSRGLWAASEMERALKAILSFAKGRRMDPALVEEGNTFMELFESWKKEYKLLHEYWMVLRDHVSAIDELGMATERLRVRHPDEPKAKLLHIIEPHEVEQNRVKLLNDRALAKSQLQKKLGQLLYLTNLEKSQDKSTGGLNPEPCPICARPLGQQWAVLTCGHCFCNECIAIIVEQYSVGTRRRAIKCAICRQTTSHTEISYVFTTQMASQGQDIPVKGSHSTKVEAVVRALKKIQMTDPGAKSLVFSTWQGVLDIIAQALFDNNMEFAQINGIHKFQENLSSFKYQENINILLLPLHTGSNGLNIIEATHVLLVEPILNPAHELQAIGRVHRIGQTRPTFVHRFLIKSTIEERMQTMLKTAEKSHGATAMKHSEASVLTVADLADLFTEDTETLE